CCCCGTACAGGCTGACGAGCGGCACGGCGCTGCCGTGGGGCACGGCGAGGATGACGATGTCTCCGGCCGGGACTGCGCCTACTGTTCCCGCCGTGGCGCCGCGGCCGAGCGCGCCGGCCACGTCCGCGGCCTTGGCCGCGTCACGGCCGATGACCTCGACGGTGTTGGCGCCGTCGAGCGCGCGGGCAGCGAGAACGCGGGCCATCTGCCCCAGACCGATGATGCTGATGTTGCTCATGGTGAGTGCTCCTTCTTTTGTTGCTGCTCTTCACTTGTGTCGCGTTGCCGGGTCAGGACCAGCGCGCTCCACCGTCGACGTGGAGGGTCTCGCCGGTGATGTACGGATTGATCAACAACGCGCAGGCGGCAGCCGAGACGTCGGAGGGATCCCCCACACGGCGCGCCGGCGCGGAGGCTGCGACGTGTCGGAACAGCTCCTGCTTGTCGGGCACCACGGCGTCCCAGTTGCTGGTGTCGATCACGCCGGGCGAGATGGCGTTGACACGCGTGGGCGCCAATTCGACCGCGAGAGCGGACGCAAGTGTGCTCACGCTGCCGTTGGTGGCTGCCATCGCGACGAGTCCCGGCGACGGCCGCCACGCGGCCAGGCCCGAGAAGAACAGCAGCGACCCCTCCTCGGCGATCAACCGGGCGAAGTGCTTGGCCAGCAGGATCGGGCCCACGACCTTGGCATCGAAGGCCGCGAGCAGCGCGCGGCGCTCAAGGGAGGCGACCGGCCCATTGCCTCGCTCCGTGGCGACGCTGACGAGATGATCCAGCCCGCCGGCGGCCCTGACCTGATCCGCGGCCGCCCGGATCGACTCCTCGTTCGAGAGGTCGAGTGCGATGGGCCGGACGGCGTCCCCGACGGCCTTCGCCGCGGCGGCCGTCTTCTCGATGTTCCGGCCCGCGAGCGTGACCCGTGCGCCCTCCTGGAGGAGATCAGTGGCCAGGGCAGCAGCGATGTCAGAGCCGCCTCCCACGATGAGAACGCGTTTGCCCTTCAATGAATACGGCATCGAACGCTCCACGCATGTTCCGCAGGACAGGCGGTGCACCCGTCCTCGTCGGACAGTCCAACAGCCAGGGAGGTACCCGCCCTTCCCGTCCGATCATCGATAAAAGTAAGAGTTGCGATAGATCCTTCTCATGCCAGAACGGTGAGCGGCATCTCCGCCCCCTGGCAACTCACGGTGGCATTTATTGGCGCCATCCTGCCGCCGGGCGCCACCCTCCGCGATGAGTCGATCATGGCCGGTAAGGTACGCTGCATGCCGCCACAGCCAGTGCGCAGGCCCACGACCTCCTCGGATTGACCGGCCTGTCGATCGGACAGGGACTGTCCCTGGCCACCGGGGCCGCGGACCTGGCTCGTCCGGATCTGGACTTCGTCTCCCTCGCCACAGGCATGGGTGTGCCCGCCGCTCGCGCCCGGACCGCGGAGGAACTCGCCCAGCAATTTCGCCGCGCACTGCTTGAGCCCGGTCCCCACCTCATCGAGGCCATGCTGTGACCTCACCACAACCGCTCCGCCGATTCGGATGATTCCTGTTGACCGGAAACAGCTGATCGTCGAGGTTGGTGTCCTGAACCGACAGGGCGTAGTCGCTGCTGACAACCGGCCCTGTCGGGCTGGGAAAGGCAGCAGAGCCGCAGAGCGGACGGCAGGTACCGATCCAGGAAGGGGTCGAGGTAGTCCGGCTTGACTGGGCAATCCGCGGGCGGTGCTGTCCGTTGTCGGGACGTCGGAAGAGGACAGCGCACTTCTCGGCTTGTGCGGTTCGGAACGCCAAGACTTCAGCTGCCGCCCCGCCGGTCCACGTCATCTCCTGTCACGCGGGCCCGACCCGAGCGATGATCGCCTCGGCGTCTTCGTTGGCCAGCAGGGGCACCTGCACTACGCGCCGCCCGACCGCGATGCCTGACGGCGCCCATTGCCGTCGCCCTGCACTGATACTTCAGCGATCACTGAACCTCACACGGCGTTGTCCATGCCGACGAACAGCTTCGCGATGCGCCACTCGCCGTCGGCGTGCCGCAGAGCGAACGTGTAGAAGCCGGTCGCGATCACGTTCACGCTCCCGCCCGCGTTCGACGTCAGCATCAGATAGGCCCACACCACTGCCGTGTCGGTGTCCGCATGGTGGAATACCAGGTTGATCAGGTTGTGCCTTCGTTGATCGGTTCGGGCTTCGGTCGCATCTCGCACGAGGCCGAGAATCGCTGCGTGCCCGACGAAGGGGCCCTGCTCGACCTCACCGGCGATGTTGACCGTCCAGGTGGCGTCTTCCGTCAGGACGCTCGCCAGCGTGACCAGATCTCCGTGATCCAGGGCGAAGGCGTAGCGTCCCAGCGTCTGCTGGATGGCGAGCTGCTCCACCGGGTCAAGATCCACCTCTCCCGCCGATGTTGTGTTCAGATGGCTGCTTCCCCAGCCGGAAGCGGTAGTTGTCGTCATATCAAGTCTCGCTTGTGCTCGGTTGTCGGTAAGAGAGATCGGGCGCGCACATCGGCAGCGGCCACTCGGCGGGCCAGGGAGAGCGGGCGATGGGACATGAGCATCGCGACCGCCTGGGCGCCGACCGCGCCCCACGTTCTCCGCGTCGGCTGTCTCGATGGCCGCCGATGCCGCGAGGACGGGCACGGACGCCCTGGTGAAGCGGCTCGTTCCTAGACGACCGTGAGCACGATCTTGCCGCGGATGTGCCCCCGGGCGGCGCGTTCGTGCGCGGCTCGTGCATCCGGGAGCGTGAACGTGCTGTCGATCGCGACGCGGACCGTGCCCGTGTCGAGCAGGCGTACCAGTTCGGCGAGCTGCGCGCCGTTCGAGCGGACCTGGGCACTCGAGACCGTGACGTCCAGCTTCGCGGTTTCTTCTTCGTCGAAGTCCCCGGGAAGTACGGGGAACTGAGCGCCGCCGCGCTTGAGCGTGCGCAGGAAGCGGTTGCTGTGGGGGCCGCCGACGGTGTCCAGAACGAGGTCGACGTCGTGTACAAGCTCCTCGGGACGGCTCTTGGTGTAGTCGATGAACCGGTCGGCGCCGAGATCCCTCAGGAACGATTCATGCGCGCCGGATGCCACCGCGATGACCCGCGCGCCCTTCCATTTCGCGAGCTGCACTGCGAAGTGCCCCACGCCGCCCGCGGCGCCGTTGATGAGCACCGTCGCGTCGGCGTCGAGTGCCGTCGGGCGATGCCGTGCCTCCTGGAAGGGCGAAGGATGATCGTGACCGACTTCGATCAGGAACTGCCACGCGGTGAGGCCGGCCATGGGTGCCCCGGCGGCGTGCAGGTGATCGATGCCGGTCGGTTTGCGTGCGAGGTCCGACGCGGGGGCGGCGACGTACTCGGCGTATGCGCTGCCGTTGAAGCTGGGAAAGCGCAGGAGGCCGAAGACTTCGTCGCCTACGGCGAGGCCGTGCACGTCCGTGGCGACGGCCTCGACGACGCCCGACACGTCTGTCCCCGGAATCACCGGCAGGCTGACTGTCGATTCCGGCTCTCCGGGCATCGTGGTCAGCCCGCCGCGCAGGTACCAGTCCGGAGGATTGATGCCGATGGCGTGCACGCGGACGAGTACCTCACCCGGCCCCGGCTCAGGAATCGGCACCTCGTCGTAACGCAGAACTTCGGGGCCGCCGTGCTCATGGAGCCGGACCGCCCGCATCGTGTGTGTCGGCATTGTTTTCTCCTGCCCGGACTGCGGGATACGCTTATTCGGATCAGTGACCCACATAAGTGGACCACTGGTGCGAATATATGGATCACTGATCCGGATAGTCAAGGGACAGATGCGGGCCGACGCCAGGAAGAACCGCGACCAGCTGCTCGCAGTAGCGGGCACCGCCATCACCGAGCAAGGCGTCGACGTGTCACTGCGCGACATCGCACGCAGGGCAGACGTCGGGCTCGCCACGCTGCTGCGGCACTTCCCGACCCGCGAGGCGCTGCTCGATGCCCTGCTCCGCACGAGCTTCGACGAGTTGACGGCAAAGGCGGACGAGCTGGAGAGGATGAGCGAACCCGAAGACGCGCTCGTCTCGTGGCTGCGCGACTGCGTCGCCTGGACAACCGAGTACCGGGGCGTGACCGTGTTGATGGCAGCCGCCATCGAGGACAGCGAATCCGCACTCCACGCCTCGTGTGTCACCCTGCGCGCAGCCGGTGCGCGGCTCCTCACACGCGCCCAGGCCGCGGGCGCAGCCCGGACCGACATCGACGGCACCGATCTGTTCGCGCTGGTGGCGGCGCTCGCCTGGCTCGGCGACCAACCCTCGCTCGCGCCACGCGCCGGCCACCTCTTCGAAGTGGTCGCGAGCGCGATCCTGACCAATGCGGAGAGCGGCAATGCCGAGGCAGAACGCCGTCCTGGGGTCCGTAGCTGAATTGGTCGCGCACACGGATCAGCGAACTCGGCCGCGCACTCGGCAAGGCGCGGTTCGACCCGAGTTCACCGTGGCGGCCCCTCACGCTTGTCAGATCGTGGGGTGCTGGTCACGGACCGGGCTGAGCGACTCCAACAGCGAGGCGATGTGCAGGATTGTCGACTCGGAGTGCCAGTTTGCTGCCAGCTGCACACCGATCGGCATGCCGTCGCCGCTGGTGCCGAACCGCATGGACAGCGCCGGGAGTCCGGTCAGGTTGAACGGAATGGTCGCTGTCTGGATGTGGGCGGCTTTCACCGTCTGGCCGTTGATGGTGAACCGGGAGAGTCCGTGTTCGTGGGCAGGGATGGGCAGGACCGGGAGCAGGAGGACGTCGTACTGCTGGAAGTACTCGGTGAATGCGTCCCGGAGACGTTCGACGCCCTGTTCGGCCAGGACGTAGTCGTGGATGGACGTGTCGGGGCTTGCGAGCATGTGCTTCGAGACCTTGGCCATCTGGTCCTCGTGACCGGCGGTGACGTCCCGGAAGGCCGGCTTGACCTCCATGACGTGCTGTCGGTAGAAGAGGTCGAGCGGATTGTCCCCCTCTAGCGCCGGGATGCTCACCGCATCGACCAGAACCCCCGTACTCTGCAGCGCTTCGGCGGCCTTCTGCACGGTGGCGGCGACCTCCGAGTCGATCGGGCCGAGTCCGGAGTCGATCAGCCATCCGACGCGGACGGGCCGGTCCGGCGACGTGCCCAGGCCGGCGTCGAATTCGTGCGGAACGGTGGCGAAACCGTCGGCACCGTCCGGGCCGGACAGCAGCGAATAGGCCAGTGCGAGGTCGCGGATGGTGCGGGCCATCGGGCCGGCGTGCCAGTCACGGCGGGGCGCCCGTGGCCAGACCCCGGTCATCGGGATTCGCCCGTGCGTTGCCTTGAGGGCGACGATGCCGGTGTGAGCAGCCGGCCCGCGCACCGAGATGGCCAGGTCGCTGCCGAGCCCGAGAGGCGACATGCCGGCCGCGATCGCTGCTGATTCGCCGCCGCTGGAACCGCCGGACGTACGGTCGAGGTTCCAGGGGTTGTTCGTCCTGCCTGTCAGGAGGTTGTCGGACTCGGTCGAGTACGAGAACTCCGGGAGGTTGGTCTTCGCGAGGAGGATCGCGCCGGCACGCTTCAGACGGGCCACGCTGGTGGCGTCCGTGTCCGGGATGCGGCCCTCGAAGATCGGGGAACCACGCTGGGTCAGCACCCCGGCGGTGTCGAACGAGTCCTTGGCCGTGAACGGCACGCCGTGCAACGGCCCGACCTCCACGCCGGCCGCCACTGCAGCGTCCGCGGCCTTCGCGGACTCAAGAGCCCCGTCGGCGAGCGTAACGATGGCATTGACCTTCGGATTGGTGGCCTCGATGCGATCGAGGTGCGCCTGCACCACCTCGACGGAAGAGACCTCCCTGTTGCGGATCAACTCAGCGAGTTCGCTCGCGTCGGAGTGGATGAGGTTGGTGGTCACGACGGCCTCCAAGTTTAGACCGGTCTACTAGTAGATGGAGCCCGCCGCCTGGACCGGTGTGTCGCAGGCAGTAGAGGGCTTGTCAGGTGTGGAGGACCTGGCGGGTGACAGTCATGGCACGGTCGAGATGGTGCGCACTGCGATGAATCTTCGCCATCATGCTCGCTCCGAGCCACAGGTCGTAGAGAGCCTCGGCCGCCGTGCGGGGGCTTGCATCCACGGACACGGACCCATCCGCAATACCGTCGGCGATCATCTGCTCCAGGCGGTCGACGATCGCAGTGGTCCCGACTTTCGTCACCACCCTCATCACCTCGGAGAGGTCGGCAACCTCCGCGCCGAGCTTGACGACCAGGCACCCGCCTTGGCAGTCGTCCACAGCCTGCGTGTCGTAAAACCTCTGCCAGTAGCTCATCAGGTGCTCTGCAGAGCTCTTGCCCTTGTCGACAACGATGCCATCCATGGTCGTGAGGTAGTCGTCGAAGTAGCTCTTCATCATCGCCTCGCCGAAGGCGTCCTTGGAGGCGAAGTAGTGGTAAAACGACCCCTTTGGGACACCGGCCGCGGCGAGGACCTCATTGATGCCGACCGCGGCGTAGCCCTTCGCGGCTACGATCCGTCGTGCGGCTTCCAGAAGACTCTGGCGCGTCTCCACCTTGGTGACTGACATGTGTAGACCGTAACACCAGATTAGACCGGTCGTCTAGAATGCGAGACCGGGGGACCGGGGACCGGCAGCCGACAGCGCGTTTTGTCGCACGTGGTGGTCGGTACGCGGACGCCAGGACGGCTACACCCGGTTCTCAGTCGGCGCGGGAAGTCACATCTTCCGTGTGAACAGCTAGAAACACTTGTGGTGAGGAAGCGCAGGGCAGAGCAAAGCACGGCTGGAGGCTGGTAGCCGTTCGCCAGTGGGGCCTCGCTCACGCGGGGCCCCACGACGGGATCAGAGGGTGAGGACGAGCTTGCCCTGGAGGTGACCGCCGTCGAGCAGCCGGTGCGCGTCGGTGACGCGCTCGAACGGGAACGTCTCCTGCACGTGGACCCGGAGCCTGCCCTGTTCGACGAGTTCGACGAGTTCGACGAGTTCGACGAGACCGCGCAGGGCGACCGGATCGGGGTCGACCGCGATGCCGCTGAAGCGCACGCCGGCCGCCTCGTACTTGGCGACGAGTTGCGCGTCGTCCTCGGCGACCGCCGTCACCAGGTGCCCGCCGGGGCGGAGCACGTCGAGCGACCGCTCGACGGTGTCGCCGCCGATCATGTCGAGTACGACGTCGATGTCGCGGACCGCCTCGGTGAAGTCGACCTCCGTGCAGTCGATCACCTCGTCGGCGCCGAACGCCTCGACGAACTTTCGCTTGCTCCCGCCGGCGGTCGTGATCACATGCGCGCCGAGCGCTTTCGCGATCTGGATCGCGACGTGGCCGGCCCCGCCACCACCGCCGTGGACCAGGACGCGGTCGCCCTCGCTCACGCCGGCGAGGTCGACGAGGCCCTGCCACGCCGTCAGCCCGACGACCGGCAGCGCTGCCGCCTCGACGTGCGAGAGCGACGCCGGCTTGCGTACCAGGTGCGACGCCGGCGCCGACACGACCTCGGCGTACGCGCTCGCCGCCCGCGGGAACAGCGGCATCCCGAACACCTCGTCGCCGTCGGCTGCGGCGGCGATGCTCAGGAGGACGGCCGTGGTGTCTCCTCCGGAAGACCGTCCTGTGCGAGCTGATTCCGCACATCGAGAGGCACACTCATGCCGAGACTGCGCAGATCGCCGATGAAACGTGCGACAAGCGGATCCGGTTCCGTGGACGTCACCGCCACCAGTTGTCTGACCCACCGCGGAGAGAACGGTCGCACTGCTCCCGGAAAGCCGTGGCTGACCGCGCTCACGGGACACACGGCGATTCCCAATCCGGCAGCCGCGAGCTGCGGCGCCGTCGCAGTCACCGATGTCCTCATCACCGTCTCCGGGTGGACTCCCGCGCGGGCGAAGGACTGGTCGAGCCAGGCGCTGAGGCCGTTGTCCGGTGTGAAGTGAACGAGCGGCGCACCTTCAAGATCCTCAAGGCGTACCGCCGACTGCTCGGCCAGCAGATGGTCGACGGGTGTCGCCACCACGATCTCCTCCTCTGCGACGGCGGTGATTGTGAAGCGGCCGGCCGAGGGAGCGGTCAGCACTGCTACGTCGACTTCGTCGGAGTCCACGAGGCCGAGTGCCTCGTCCATCGCCGTGGACTCGCGCAGCGTGATCGCGACCTCTGGATAGCGGCGATGCCACTGACGAATGACGGCAGCGAGCAGCGGCACCGTGAGGCTCTGCGCACAGACCAATCGCAGGACACCCCCAGCCGCTTGACCCGCTGCGCGTGCCGACCGCACCGCGGAAGCGGCCGCTTCGATCGCTCGTCTGGCATCCGCGACGGCGGCACGCCCCGCAGAAGTGAGCTTGACCCCCCGAGGCTCGCGGCGAAGCAGGACCGTCCGGGTCTCGCGTTCCAACGAAGCGAGCTGATGAGAGACAGCAGGTTGCGACGAATGCAGCAGCAGCGCGGCCTGCGTGATCGATCCGGAGTCCGCGACGGCGACAAGGCACTCCAGTGCCCGTAGAGAAGCCATCCATGAATTTTATCGCAGACCTTCGAAGCATGACTGTGATTGAGGGAAGCCATCCGGATCCCTGGTTGCTCTGAACCCACGAGACCTTCTCGCCCAGGGCTGGCGAGGGGACTCACACAGAGCGAAGGAGAGATTCATGGCACAGGTGTTCGTTACCGGCGGTTCCGGGTTCATCGGCCAGGTGCTGGTACGTCGGCTCCTCGGCGCGGGGCACTCGGTAGGTGTTCTGGTTCGAAGTGAGGCATCGGCTGCGAAGATCTCGGCGCTGGGCGCGGAGCCCGTGCGGGGCGAGTTGACCGACCCGCTCACGTGGCGGAACGATGTGACGGGCAGTGATGTGGTGTTCCACCTCGCCGCCGAGACGGATGTCGCCGCTGATCGTGAGCGCCATGAGCTGGTGACGGTTCGCGGCACCCAGGCAGCCGTCGATGCGGCCCGCTACGCGCAGGTTCCACGTTTCGTCCACTGCGGGAGCGAAGCCGCGCTGCTCGCCGGCGCCCCGCTCGTCGAGGTCGACGAGACCGCGCCGCTGCGGCCCGACTCGGAGGCCGCTTACAGTGCGGTGAAGGCCGTGGCCGAGAAGATCGTGCTCGACGCGAATACCCCGGGCTTCGCCACGGTATCGATTCGCCCGCGGTTCGTCTGGGGTCCCGACAGCTTCCTCGTCGAGGGCCTGGTCGCGGCGGCGAAGGCGGGACAGTTCGCTTGGATCGACGGAGGCCGGTACACAACCGACGTCACGTTCGTCGAGAACGCCGTCGAGGGACTCGTGCTCGGATGGCAGCGCGGCCGGCCGGGTCAGGCCTACTTCATCACTGACCGGCACCGCGTCACCCTTCGCGAGTTCCTGGAGACCCAGTTCGAGATCTATGGCGTCGACGTCCCGATCCCCGACATGGACGCCGAGACCGCCGCCGACGAGGTCCCCGTTCCCGCGCGATGGTTCCTCGGGCAGCAGTGCACCCTGCGGACGGACAAGGCCGTTGCCGAGCTCGGATACGAGCCCGTTGTCGAGCACGCCGCCGGCCTGGACGCCGTCAGAAACTCGGTGGCACTCAGCCGCGCATGAAGCGCCATCCACCTTCAACCGGGCGCACGTCAACGTTCTGGCCGGCCTGTGTACGGCGAAGCGCACAAGCAGCGAGTGCGGCCGAGCAACTCGTACGTCGATGACGAGGGAGACCGCGACTTCGAAGATGCGGTCGGGCTGCTCGCGGGCATCCAGCCGGCGTCGCGAATACATGACCGCCAGGGAGCGGTCCAACGTTTGGAGATTTCCATGTTTGAAGCAATAAATTGGCCGGAGGCCATGGCTCCCAGCCGCTCCCCCATCCACTTCACCAACGAGCTCGAGGTCGAAGCCTCTCCGGAAACGATCTGGTCCCTGCTCGTGGACCCTCGAACCTGGCCCACCTTCTACCCGGGCGTCGGACATGTCCAGCTGCTTGACGGCCATGACTCACTGCGCCTCGGAACTCGATTCGAAACCAACCTGGCCGGCCAGGACGTCTTCGCGTCCGTACAGGAGTTCCAGCCTGAGACGCGTATCGCCTGGGGTGGTTACCCCAAGGCGTCTGAAGCATCCAGGGCTTACCACGCCTGGATCATCACACCCACGCCAAAGGGGAGCCACCTCTGGACCGAGGAGACGATGCGGGGCCCGCTCTGGATCGAACTGGCGAAGCAGGATCCCGAAGTCTTTTGGCGCACGCACGAGAACCTTCTCACGGCGCTCGCCAAGGTGGCGACCGAGCGTGAAAATCAAGCCGGTTGACTCGCGAGGCGCATTGAAGTGCTCTCACCAAAACACCCTGAAAGGAAAATGGCCGATGTATGACAAGGTAAAATGGCCCGAACGGTATGACCCGAAGTTGTCGGCTCTCTACGCGCTCAATGATATCGACGTGAAGGCGCCGCCTGAAGTGGTATGGAAGCTGCTCGTCGACGCCGAGAACTGGTCGAGTTACTTCCCTCCCGAAGATCGCGTGAAGATCCTGACCGGCGAGTCGGTACTGGCTCTCCGAACCAAGTTCAGCCGAGTGACGGTTGGATTTCCCATGACTCTCGACGTGACGGAGTATGAGCCGTTCACCAGGCTCGCGTGGGAGACGACAGTCGACGGCGACGAAACGGGTTCGAGCGCGTACCACGGCTGGGTCATCACGCCCACGGACAATGGTTGTCACGTATTGACCGAGGAAACACAGCAGGGCCCCTTCTTCGTCGAGGAACTCGGACGTAAGCATCCCGGTGCGCTTTACCGCTATCACCAGGACTGGGTCGAGCGCCTCGCCCGTGCCGCCGAGGCGGAAGTGGCAAAGCCTGCGGCCTGACCCGCACGAATGCATGACCGTCGGCGAGTCCCCCAAAATCCTTACGCCGCCGGCGAAGACCACCCTCGTCAACCACGCACGAGGTCGCTGGCCACAAATCGGCCCAGCGCCCGTGCTATTGCGTGCGACAGGCGTGCAAGAAAGTGCGAGTAAAGATCGGCAACTGGTGCGTTGAGTCGCGTGTCGCTGTAAAGTGATCCTGCTGGTCGGAGCCGGATATGAGGGCGCTGGCCAGCAGGGACGGAAGCTGTCCGTGTGATCTTCCCAAGCTCAGAGCGCGAGTTCGATTCTCGTCGCCCGCTCCACCCCCAACCCCCAGGTCAGCGACCTGGGGGTTGGGGATTGTCCAGACCGGTCCAGGCCGTTGCACCAGGTCCGCACCAGAAGCTTCGACCGTGCCGAGTTCCGATCCGGAACCCCTTCCGGGACGGGAAACTTCTCGCGCTCACTCATGCCGCGTTCCGTCGGCCTCGGATTGGGTCCGGAGGTTGTTCACCAGGAGCGTAGCCGTATGGGAGAAAGGGTAGTTCGGGCATCCCAAGCTCCTTTCGCATGGCGTTCCGAAGTCGCCTGGAGCGCACGGGAATACCGCA
Above is a window of Streptomyces sp. NBC_01803 DNA encoding:
- a CDS encoding nuclear transport factor 2 family protein; protein product: MEQLAIQQTLGRYAFALDHGDLVTLASVLTEDATWTVNIAGEVEQGPFVGHAAILGLVRDATEARTDQRRHNLINLVFHHADTDTAVVWAYLMLTSNAGGSVNVIATGFYTFALRHADGEWRIAKLFVGMDNAV
- a CDS encoding amidase produces the protein MTTNLIHSDASELAELIRNREVSSVEVVQAHLDRIEATNPKVNAIVTLADGALESAKAADAAVAAGVEVGPLHGVPFTAKDSFDTAGVLTQRGSPIFEGRIPDTDATSVARLKRAGAILLAKTNLPEFSYSTESDNLLTGRTNNPWNLDRTSGGSSGGESAAIAAGMSPLGLGSDLAISVRGPAAHTGIVALKATHGRIPMTGVWPRAPRRDWHAGPMARTIRDLALAYSLLSGPDGADGFATVPHEFDAGLGTSPDRPVRVGWLIDSGLGPIDSEVAATVQKAAEALQSTGVLVDAVSIPALEGDNPLDLFYRQHVMEVKPAFRDVTAGHEDQMAKVSKHMLASPDTSIHDYVLAEQGVERLRDAFTEYFQQYDVLLLPVLPIPAHEHGLSRFTINGQTVKAAHIQTATIPFNLTGLPALSMRFGTSGDGMPIGVQLAANWHSESTILHIASLLESLSPVRDQHPTI
- a CDS encoding LysR family transcriptional regulator, with protein sequence MASLRALECLVAVADSGSITQAALLLHSSQPAVSHQLASLERETRTVLLRREPRGVKLTSAGRAAVADARRAIEAAASAVRSARAAGQAAGGVLRLVCAQSLTVPLLAAVIRQWHRRYPEVAITLRESTAMDEALGLVDSDEVDVAVLTAPSAGRFTITAVAEEEIVVATPVDHLLAEQSAVRLEDLEGAPLVHFTPDNGLSAWLDQSFARAGVHPETVMRTSVTATAPQLAAAGLGIAVCPVSAVSHGFPGAVRPFSPRWVRQLVAVTSTEPDPLVARFIGDLRSLGMSVPLDVRNQLAQDGLPEETPRPSS
- a CDS encoding SRPBCC domain-containing protein, encoding MYGEAHKQRVRPSNSYVDDEGDRDFEDAVGLLAGIQPASRIHDRQGAVQRLEISMFEAINWPEAMAPSRSPIHFTNELEVEASPETIWSLLVDPRTWPTFYPGVGHVQLLDGHDSLRLGTRFETNLAGQDVFASVQEFQPETRIAWGGYPKASEASRAYHAWIITPTPKGSHLWTEETMRGPLWIELAKQDPEVFWRTHENLLTALAKVATERENQAG
- a CDS encoding TetR/AcrR family transcriptional regulator yields the protein MRADARKNRDQLLAVAGTAITEQGVDVSLRDIARRADVGLATLLRHFPTREALLDALLRTSFDELTAKADELERMSEPEDALVSWLRDCVAWTTEYRGVTVLMAAAIEDSESALHASCVTLRAAGARLLTRAQAAGAARTDIDGTDLFALVAALAWLGDQPSLAPRAGHLFEVVASAILTNAESGNAEAERRPGVRS
- a CDS encoding thiamine pyrophosphate-dependent enzyme, with the translated sequence MTGLSIGQGLSLATGAADLARPDLDFVSLATGMGVPAARARTAEELAQQFRRALLEPGPHLIEAML
- a CDS encoding NADP-dependent oxidoreductase; this translates as MPTHTMRAVRLHEHGGPEVLRYDEVPIPEPGPGEVLVRVHAIGINPPDWYLRGGLTTMPGEPESTVSLPVIPGTDVSGVVEAVATDVHGLAVGDEVFGLLRFPSFNGSAYAEYVAAPASDLARKPTGIDHLHAAGAPMAGLTAWQFLIEVGHDHPSPFQEARHRPTALDADATVLINGAAGGVGHFAVQLAKWKGARVIAVASGAHESFLRDLGADRFIDYTKSRPEELVHDVDLVLDTVGGPHSNRFLRTLKRGGAQFPVLPGDFDEEETAKLDVTVSSAQVRSNGAQLAELVRLLDTGTVRVAIDSTFTLPDARAAHERAARGHIRGKIVLTVV
- a CDS encoding SDR family oxidoreductase, with the protein product MPYSLKGKRVLIVGGGSDIAAALATDLLQEGARVTLAGRNIEKTAAAAKAVGDAVRPIALDLSNEESIRAAADQVRAAGGLDHLVSVATERGNGPVASLERRALLAAFDAKVVGPILLAKHFARLIAEEGSLLFFSGLAAWRPSPGLVAMAATNGSVSTLASALAVELAPTRVNAISPGVIDTSNWDAVVPDKQELFRHVAASAPARRVGDPSDVSAAACALLINPYITGETLHVDGGARWS
- a CDS encoding TetR/AcrR family transcriptional regulator, with product MSVTKVETRQSLLEAARRIVAAKGYAAVGINEVLAAAGVPKGSFYHYFASKDAFGEAMMKSYFDDYLTTMDGIVVDKGKSSAEHLMSYWQRFYDTQAVDDCQGGCLVVKLGAEVADLSEVMRVVTKVGTTAIVDRLEQMIADGIADGSVSVDASPRTAAEALYDLWLGASMMAKIHRSAHHLDRAMTVTRQVLHT
- a CDS encoding SRPBCC domain-containing protein — encoded protein: MYDKVKWPERYDPKLSALYALNDIDVKAPPEVVWKLLVDAENWSSYFPPEDRVKILTGESVLALRTKFSRVTVGFPMTLDVTEYEPFTRLAWETTVDGDETGSSAYHGWVITPTDNGCHVLTEETQQGPFFVEELGRKHPGALYRYHQDWVERLARAAEAEVAKPAA
- a CDS encoding NAD-dependent epimerase/dehydratase family protein — translated: MAQVFVTGGSGFIGQVLVRRLLGAGHSVGVLVRSEASAAKISALGAEPVRGELTDPLTWRNDVTGSDVVFHLAAETDVAADRERHELVTVRGTQAAVDAARYAQVPRFVHCGSEAALLAGAPLVEVDETAPLRPDSEAAYSAVKAVAEKIVLDANTPGFATVSIRPRFVWGPDSFLVEGLVAAAKAGQFAWIDGGRYTTDVTFVENAVEGLVLGWQRGRPGQAYFITDRHRVTLREFLETQFEIYGVDVPIPDMDAETAADEVPVPARWFLGQQCTLRTDKAVAELGYEPVVEHAAGLDAVRNSVALSRA